The following coding sequences lie in one Oryctolagus cuniculus chromosome 7, mOryCun1.1, whole genome shotgun sequence genomic window:
- the YTHDF2 gene encoding YTH domain-containing family protein 2: MSASSLLEQRPKGQGNKVQNGSVHQKDGLNDDDFEPYLSPQARPNNAYTAMSDSYLPSYYSPSIGFSYSLGEAAWSTGGDTAMPYLTSYGQLSNGEPHFLPDAMFGQPGALGSTPFLGQHGFNFFPSGIDFSAWGNNSSQGQSTQSSGYSSNYAYAPSSLGGAMIDGQSAFANETLNKAPGMNTIDQGMAALKLGSTEVASSVPKVVGSAVGSGSITSNIVASNNLPPATIAPPKPASWADIASKPAKQQPKLKTKNGIAGSSLPPPPIKHNMDIGTWDNKGPVAKAPSQALVQNIGQPTQGSPQPVGQQANNSPPVAQASVGQQTQPLPPPPPQPAQLSVQQQAAQPARWVAPRNRGSGFGHNGVDGNGVGQSQAGSGSTPSEPHPVLEKLRSINNYNPKDFDWNLKHGRVFIIKSYSEDDIHRSIKYNIWCSTEHGNKRLDAAYRSMNGKGPVYLLFSVNGSGHFCGVAEMKSAVDYNTCAGVWSQDKWKGRFDVRWIFVKDVPNSQLRHIRLENNENKPVTNSRDTQEVPLEKAKQVLKIIASYKHTTSIFDDFSHYEKRQEEEESVKKERQGRGK, encoded by the coding sequence AATAATGCATATACTGCCATGTCAGACTCCTACTTACCCAGTTACTACAGTCCCTCCATTGGCTTTTCCTATTCGTTGGGTGAAGCTGCTTGGTCTACTGGGGGTGACACAGCCATGCCCTATCTAACTTCTTATGGACAGCTGAGCAACGGAGAGCCCCACTTCCTACCAGATGCAATGTTTGGGCAACCAGGAGCCCTAGGTAGCACTCCATTTCTTGGTCAGCATGGTTTTAATTTCTTTCCCAGTGGTATTGACTTCTCAGCATGGGGAAATAACAGTTCTCAGGGACAGTCTACTCAGAGCTCTGGATATAGTAGCAATTACGCTTATGCACCTAGCTCCTTAGGTGGAGCCATGATTGATGGACAGTCAGCTTTTGCCAATGAGACCCTCAATAAGGCTCCTGGCATGAATACTATAGACCAAGGGATGGCAGCATTGAAGTTGGGTAGCACAGAAGTTGCAAGCAGTGTTCCAAAAGTTGTAGGTTCTGCTGTTGGTAGTGGGTCCATTACTAGTAACATCGTGGCATCTAATAATTTGCCTCCAGCTACCATTGCTCCTCCAAAACCAGCATCTTGGGCTGATATTGCTAGCAAGCCTGCAAAACAGCAACCTAAGTTGAAGACCAAGAACGGCATTGCAGGGTCAAGTCTTCCACCACCCCCAATAAAGCATAACATGGATATTGGAACTTGGGATAACAAGGGTCCTGTGGCAAAAGCCCCCTCACAGGCTTTGGTTCAGAACATAGGTCAGCCAACCCAGGGGTCTCCCCAGCCTGTAGGTCAGCAGGCTAACAATAGCCCGCCAGTGGCTCAAGCATCAGTAGGGCAACAGACACAGCCAttgcctccacctccaccacagcCTGCTCAGCTCTCTGTCCAGCAACAAGCAGCTCAGCCAGCCCGCTGGGTAGCACCTCGGAACCGTGGCAGTGGGTTCGGTCATAACGGGGTGGATGGTAATGGAGTAGGACAGTCTCAGGCTGGTTCTGGATCAACTCCATCAGAACCTCACCCAGTGTTGGAGAAGCTGCGGTCCATTAATAACTATAACCCCAAGGATTTTGACTGGAACCTGAAACACGGTCGGGTTTTCATCATTAAGAGCTACTCTGAGGACGATATCCACCGTTCCATTAAGTATAACATCTGGTGCAGCACAGAGCATGGTAACAAGAGACTGGATGCTGCTTATCGTTCCATGAACGGGAAAGGCCCCGTTTACTTACTTTTCAGTGTCAACGGCAGTGGACACTTCTGTGGCGTTGCAGAAATGAAATCTGCTGTGGACTACAACACATGTGCTGGTGTTTGGTCCCAGGACAAGTGGAAGGGTCGTTTCGATGTCAGGTGGATTTTCGTGAAGGACGTTCCCAATAGCCAACTGCGACACATTCGTCTAGAGAACAACGAGAATAAACCAGTGACCAACTCTAGGGACACTCAGGAAGTGCCTCTGGAAAAGGCTAAGCAGGTGTTGAAAATCATAGCCAGCTACAAGCACACCACTTCCATTTTTGATGACTTCTCACACTATGAGAAACgccaagaggaagaagaaagtgtTAAAAAG